A genomic stretch from Lepisosteus oculatus isolate fLepOcu1 chromosome 7, fLepOcu1.hap2, whole genome shotgun sequence includes:
- the rassf9 gene encoding ras association domain-containing protein 9: MAPFGRNFLKARLKNRSASKDTVSGKNEIQVWVCQEEKVVSGLTKHTTCADVVQALLEDHESAAGDKRTLPGDSRDYCLLEKWKGFERALPPLTRIWRLWKAWGDEQTYLQFILVKADDFMPHSGWRTSDSKGMPANQKRWDRGPAQYVKSLPVDKQQRMVRKAFRKLEKMRKETTRKDQERMETLVQLIISQDLTIRHQIQRMRELDIEIEKTELELSFDKGTTEEEGCAEDALLSNFSLKTESQPTENPSQDNLYISNGIGQLEEQLQNHADLINKLSSDIEEEIRSIWFQDTEELERATTSTGLDLKDEETASVLESMRVDLESSMCKGLSINMQLTEIQKELRQNDFLLHSKNEECENLEAHFSSLHVAENVEYICSVGLKSQTRTSTVKNKFSQKLSKTDMTDTDSDTGISSTHSQDSLSPSGEVMLPS, encoded by the coding sequence ATCTGCTAGTAAAGACACAGTGTCTggcaaaaatgaaattcaagtaTGGGTCTGCCAAGAAGAGAAGGTGGTTTCAGGACTtacaaaacacacaacctgtgcagaTGTTGTCCAGGCTTTGCTGGAGGATCATGAAAGTGCAGCTGGAGACAAGAGAACTCTTCCTGGAGATTCAAGGGATTATTGCCTCCTGGAAAAATGGAAAGGATTTGAGAGAGCTCTACCTCCATTAACTAGGATTTGGAGGCTTTGGAAGGCCTGGGGAGATGAACAGACTTATCTCCAGTTTATTTTAGTTAAAGCTGATGACTTTATGCCTCATTCAGGTTGGAGGACATCAGATTCCAAAGGAATGCCAGCCAATCAGAAACGATGGGATCGGGGACCTGCTCAGTATGTGAAGTCCTTGCCAGTAGACAAGCAGCAAAGGATGGTGAGAAAGGCTTTCAGAAAGTTAGAAAAGATGAGAAAGGAAACAACAAGGAAAGACCAGGAAAGGATGGAGACCCTTGTTCAATTAATCATATCTCAGGACCTCACTATTAGGCATCAGATTCAAAGAATGAGGGAGCTCGATATAGAAATTGAAAAGACAGAATTGGAGTTAAGTTTTGACAAGGGAACCACTGAAGAGGAAGGGTGTGCTGAGGATGCTCTTTTATCAAACTTCAGCTTAAAAACAGAAAGTCAGCCAACAGAGAATCCGTCACAGGACAACTTGTACATTAGCAATGGGATTGGACAATTAGAAGAGCAACTGCAAAACCATGCAGATCTTATTAACAAGTTATCCAGTGACATCGAGGAGGAGATCAGGAGTATTTGGTTCCAAGACACTGAGGAGCTAGAAAGGGCAACAACAAGCACTGGCTTAGATCTCAAGGATGAAGAAACTGCTTCTGTATTAGAGAGCATGAGGGTGGATTTGGAAAGCAGTATGTGCAAAGGCTTATCAATAAATATGCAACTGACTGAAATTCAGAAGGAACTGAGACAAAATGACTTCTTGTTGCATTCAAAAAATGAGGAATGTGAGAACTTGGAAGCTCATTTTAGCTCTTTGCATGTAGCAGAAAATGTGGAATACATTTGTTCTGTAGGCTTAAAAAGCCAAACAAGGACCAGTACAGTGAAGAATAAGTTTTCTCAGAAGCTGTCCAAAACAGATATGACAGACACAGATTCAGACACAGGGATAAGTTCTACTCATAGCCAGGACTCATTGTCCCCCTCTGGGGAGGTCATGCTCCCATCATAG